One Nerophis ophidion isolate RoL-2023_Sa linkage group LG06, RoL_Noph_v1.0, whole genome shotgun sequence genomic region harbors:
- the LOC133553995 gene encoding keratin-associated protein 10-9-like, translating to MPFICQSVTARGGQVYQSAVCHRQRRSGVPVCCLSPPEEARCASLLSVTARGGQVCQSAVCHCQRRPGVPVCCLSPPEEVRCASLLSVTARGGQVCQSAVCHRQRRSGVPVCCLSLPEEVRCASLLSVTARGGQVCQSVVCHCQRRSGVPVCCLSLPEEVRCASLLPVTARGGQVCQSAVCHRQRRSGVPVCCLSPPEEVRCASLLSVTARGGQVCQSAVCHCQRRSGVPVCCLSLPEEVRCASLLSVTARGGQVCQSAACHCQRRSGVPVCCLSLLEEVRCASLLPVTARGGQVCQSAVCHRQRRSGVPVCCLSLPEEVRCASLLPVTARGGQVCQSAVCHC from the coding sequence ATGCCATTTATCTGCCAGTCTGTCaccgccagaggaggtcaggtgtaccagtctgctgtctgtcaccgccagaggaggtcaggtgtgccagtctgctgtctgtcaccgcCAGAGGAGgccaggtgtgccagtctgctgtctgtcactgccagaggaggtcaggtgtgccagtctgctgtctgtcactgccagaggaggccaggtgtgccagtctgctgtctgtcaccgccagaggaggtcaggtgtgccagtctgctgtctgtcactgccagaggaggccaggtgtgccagtctgctgtctgtcaccgccagaggaggtcaggtgtgccagtctgttgtctgtcactgccagaggaggtcaggtgtgccagtctgctgtctgtcaccgccagaggaggtcaggtgtgccagtctgttgtctgtcactgccagaggaggtcaggtgtgccagtctgctgcctgtcactgccagaggaggtcaggtgtgccagtctgctgcctgtcactgctagaggaggtcaggtgtgccagtctgctgtctgtcaccgccagaggaggtcaggtgtgccagtctgctgcctgtcaccgccagaggaggtcaggtgtgccagtctgctgtctgtcaccgccagaggaggtcaggtgtgccagtctgctgtctgtcactgccagaggaggtcaggtgtgccagtctgctgtctgtcactgccagaggaggtcaggtgtgccagtctgctgtctgtcactgccagaggaggtcaggtgtgccagtctgctgcctgtcactgccagaggaggtcaggtgtgccagtctgttgcCTGTCACTGctagaggaggtcaggtgtgccagtctgctgcctgtcactgccagaggaggtcaggtgtgccagtctgctgtctgtcaccgccagaggaggtcaggtgtgccagtctgctgcctgtcactgccagaggaggtcaggtgtgccagtctgctgcctgtcactgccagaggaggtcaggtgtgccagtctgctgtctgtcactgctag